The following coding sequences lie in one Synechococcus sp. CC9902 genomic window:
- the nuoH gene encoding NADH-quinone oxidoreductase subunit NuoH: MSPGLDLELSFSQAMQGFGLSPEVARLLWLPLPMLLVLVAAVVGVLVSVWLERKISAAVQQRVGPEYAGALGVLQPLADGLKLLVKEDIIPARADSILFTLGPILVVVPVIVSWLIIPFGQNLLISNVGVGIFLWIAFSSVQPIGLLMSGYASNNKYSLLGGLRAAAQSISYEIPLALAVLAIVMMSNSLSTVDIVNQQTGAGILSWNIWRQPVGFLIFWICALAECERLPFDLPEAEEELVAGYQTEYAGMKFALFYLAGYINLVLSAVLVSVLYLGGWGFPIPVEWLADWLHQPIDAPVVQVITGSVGIMMTILKAYLLVFIAILLRWTTPRVRIDQLLDLGWKFLLPLALVNLLVTAALKLAFPVAFGG; encoded by the coding sequence GTGAGCCCAGGACTGGACCTGGAACTGAGTTTTAGCCAAGCAATGCAGGGTTTTGGCCTCTCCCCAGAGGTGGCTCGGTTGCTCTGGTTGCCCCTGCCAATGCTGCTCGTCCTTGTGGCGGCGGTTGTTGGTGTGTTGGTGTCGGTGTGGCTGGAACGAAAGATTTCTGCTGCCGTTCAGCAGCGTGTTGGTCCTGAATATGCCGGCGCTCTTGGCGTTCTTCAGCCTTTGGCCGATGGCCTGAAGCTGCTCGTCAAGGAAGACATCATTCCTGCGCGAGCCGACAGTATTTTGTTCACTCTTGGTCCGATCCTCGTGGTCGTTCCGGTGATCGTGTCCTGGCTGATTATTCCTTTCGGTCAGAACCTTCTAATCAGCAACGTTGGTGTTGGGATCTTTCTTTGGATCGCCTTCAGCAGTGTGCAGCCGATTGGTCTATTGATGAGTGGGTATGCCTCCAATAACAAGTATTCGCTCTTAGGGGGGCTGCGCGCTGCAGCGCAGTCGATCAGCTACGAAATCCCTCTGGCCTTGGCTGTGCTGGCCATCGTGATGATGAGCAATTCCCTCAGCACGGTCGACATCGTCAACCAGCAAACCGGAGCCGGCATTCTGAGTTGGAATATTTGGCGTCAACCCGTTGGTTTTCTGATCTTTTGGATCTGTGCCTTAGCCGAATGTGAGCGTCTTCCCTTTGATCTTCCGGAGGCAGAGGAAGAGCTTGTAGCGGGCTACCAAACCGAATACGCCGGGATGAAGTTTGCCCTGTTTTACCTGGCGGGCTACATCAACTTGGTGCTCTCGGCCGTCTTGGTATCGGTGCTTTATCTGGGAGGTTGGGGTTTCCCAATCCCTGTGGAGTGGTTGGCGGACTGGCTCCATCAACCCATTGATGCCCCTGTTGTTCAGGTGATCACAGGATCTGTTGGCATCATGATGACGATCCTGAAGGCCTACCTCCTGGTTTTCATTGCGATCCTGCTCCGGTGGACCACGCCTCGGGTTCGGATCGACCAGCTGCTGGACCTGGGCTGGAAGTTCCTGCTTCCACTTGCGCTTGTGAATCTGCTGGTTACGGCAGCTCTCAAGTTGGCTTTCCCTGTGGCATTCGGCGGCTGA
- the ndhI gene encoding NAD(P)H-quinone oxidoreductase subunit I → MFGFLKQVGDYTRDAVDAARNLAQGFAVTFDHMQRRPVTVQYPYEKLIPSERYRGRIHYEFDKCIACEVCVRVCPINLPVVDWVMNKATKKKELRNYSIDFGVCIFCGNCVEYCPTNCLSMTEEYELAAFDRHSLNYDNVALGRLPTSVTTDPSVQPLRELVYLPAGEMDPHTVSADRPRAGKLPAEVLETLAPVKDEGQSSKAVLKEDA, encoded by the coding sequence ATGTTCGGATTCCTCAAACAGGTTGGTGACTACACCCGGGATGCTGTGGATGCAGCCCGGAATCTGGCGCAGGGATTTGCGGTCACCTTCGACCACATGCAGCGCCGTCCCGTCACGGTGCAATATCCCTACGAAAAGCTCATCCCTTCAGAGCGTTACAGGGGCAGGATTCACTACGAGTTCGATAAATGCATTGCCTGTGAAGTGTGTGTAAGGGTTTGCCCGATCAACCTTCCTGTGGTCGATTGGGTGATGAATAAAGCAACGAAAAAGAAAGAATTAAGGAATTACTCCATCGACTTTGGTGTTTGCATTTTTTGTGGAAATTGTGTCGAGTACTGCCCGACCAATTGCTTGTCGATGACTGAAGAATATGAGTTGGCAGCCTTCGATCGCCACAGTCTCAACTACGACAACGTTGCGCTTGGTCGTTTGCCCACGAGCGTGACGACCGACCCATCGGTTCAGCCTTTGCGGGAGCTTGTGTACCTGCCCGCTGGGGAAATGGATCCCCACACTGTTTCAGCTGATCGTCCCCGTGCTGGCAAGCTTCCGGCTGAAGTGTTGGAAACCCTTGCTCCAGTTAAGGATGAGGGACAATCCTCCAAGGCTGTCTTGAAGGAGGACGCATGA
- a CDS encoding NADH-quinone oxidoreductase subunit J has protein sequence MTIATSTELICFLVLSAVVVTGALGVVLLSNIVYSAFLLGGVFMAVAGLYLLLNASFVAAAQVMIYVGAINVLILFAIMLVNKREDLKAIANLTTRRIVSGGVCLGLLALLVRVVVTTPWSLPGPAAVGEEATARIGEHLFTDYLLPFELASVLLLMAMIGAIVLARRDVLANDVVTGEAADQGLIEKARTPLLLERRSS, from the coding sequence ATGACTATTGCGACAAGCACGGAACTGATTTGTTTTCTAGTGCTGTCCGCTGTCGTCGTGACCGGCGCGCTTGGTGTTGTCCTTCTCAGCAACATTGTTTATTCAGCCTTCCTCCTTGGTGGAGTGTTTATGGCAGTGGCTGGTCTTTATCTGCTTTTGAACGCCAGCTTCGTTGCGGCGGCACAAGTGATGATCTACGTCGGGGCTATCAACGTTTTGATCTTGTTCGCGATCATGCTCGTGAACAAGCGGGAAGATCTCAAAGCGATCGCCAACCTCACCACCCGTCGGATTGTGTCGGGTGGAGTTTGTTTAGGACTTCTAGCTCTCTTAGTGCGCGTGGTGGTCACGACACCCTGGTCCCTGCCTGGACCAGCTGCGGTGGGGGAAGAAGCCACTGCGCGCATTGGTGAACACCTCTTCACGGATTACTTGCTCCCGTTTGAGTTGGCGTCTGTGCTGTTGCTCATGGCCATGATTGGAGCCATTGTTTTGGCCCGTCGTGATGTGTTGGCGAACGACGTGGTCACTGGTGAAGCGGCCGATCAGGGCTTGATCGAAAAAGCACGAACTCCCCTCCTCCTAGAGCGGCGCTCCTCTTGA
- the nuoK gene encoding NADH-quinone oxidoreductase subunit NuoK has translation MNDLLSTLPSLQAYLLVAAMLFCIGVWGLINSRNAVRVLMSIELMLNGVNINLMAFSSYVDGDLIRGQVFAVFVITVAAAEAAVGLAILLSLYRNRVTVDMEQFNLLRW, from the coding sequence ATGAACGATCTTCTTTCCACACTTCCTTCTCTTCAGGCCTACCTCTTGGTGGCGGCGATGCTGTTTTGCATCGGTGTTTGGGGGTTAATTAACAGCCGAAACGCCGTGAGGGTGTTGATGAGCATTGAGCTCATGCTCAATGGGGTGAACATCAATTTGATGGCGTTCTCCTCCTATGTCGATGGTGATCTCATCCGCGGCCAGGTGTTTGCGGTTTTTGTGATCACTGTTGCAGCTGCAGAGGCTGCCGTTGGTTTGGCCATCTTGCTGTCGCTTTACCGCAACCGAGTTACCGTCGATATGGAGCAGTTCAATCTGCTGCGCTGGTAG
- a CDS encoding NAD(+) kinase — MRLDRVWVIYRADSPPAQREARHCAKQLEALGAKVVSAMSGPRANPFPGLLAVEGELPNLAVVLGGDGTVLGAARHLAVHDIPLLSINVGGHLGFLTHDRLVLQGAEVWQRLLDDQFAIERRMMLQAMVDRRCAAERAEGPALLQQPDVEDDEEHHWALNDFYLRAYRDEISPTCTLELEIDGEVVDQVRGDGLILATPTGSTGYVMAAGGPILHPGIDAIIVTPICPMSLSSRTVVVPPRSRLVLWPLGDAGHQIKLWKDGVGCTVLQPGECCVVQQARHHAQMVLLNQSPSYYRTLTHKLHWAGSLTASQPSPN, encoded by the coding sequence ATGCGTCTCGACCGGGTCTGGGTGATCTATCGGGCTGACAGTCCACCGGCCCAACGTGAAGCCCGCCACTGTGCAAAACAGTTAGAGGCCTTAGGTGCCAAGGTCGTTTCGGCGATGTCTGGTCCCCGTGCCAATCCTTTCCCAGGGCTTCTCGCGGTAGAGGGGGAACTTCCCAATTTGGCGGTTGTATTAGGAGGGGACGGCACGGTTCTTGGTGCTGCCCGCCACCTAGCCGTCCACGACATTCCCCTCCTCAGCATCAATGTGGGTGGTCATCTTGGCTTCCTCACCCATGACCGACTGGTGTTGCAGGGGGCTGAGGTTTGGCAGCGTTTGCTCGACGATCAATTTGCGATTGAGCGGCGGATGATGTTGCAGGCGATGGTGGACCGTCGTTGTGCTGCGGAGCGTGCTGAGGGCCCGGCGCTGTTACAGCAGCCCGATGTTGAAGACGATGAGGAACACCATTGGGCTCTGAATGATTTCTATCTGCGGGCTTATCGCGATGAAATTTCTCCGACTTGCACGCTTGAGCTTGAGATTGATGGAGAGGTGGTGGATCAGGTGCGGGGCGATGGACTGATCCTGGCGACCCCAACAGGCTCGACGGGTTATGTGATGGCAGCTGGAGGACCGATCTTGCATCCAGGTATTGACGCCATCATTGTCACGCCGATTTGTCCGATGAGCCTCTCAAGCCGCACCGTGGTGGTGCCACCCCGTTCCAGGCTTGTGCTTTGGCCCTTAGGGGATGCAGGCCATCAAATCAAGCTTTGGAAAGACGGAGTGGGATGCACGGTTTTGCAACCGGGAGAGTGCTGTGTGGTTCAACAGGCACGCCATCACGCGCAGATGGTGTTACTGAATCAAAGTCCGTCGTATTACCGAACTTTGACCCACAAACTCCATTGGGCTGGAAGCCTGACGGCCAGTCAGCCTTCGCCCAATTAA
- a CDS encoding CYTH domain-containing protein, with amino-acid sequence MALEIERRFLVSGEAWRAHAGCAQPLRQGYLAASAEGVTVRLRIQDNNQAWLTLKAPAGVSGLVRHEFEYVIPVEDAEAMWKLAPHRLEKTRWLLDLPGGEWVVDCFAGTNAPLVLAEVELPQVDQSVVIPPWCGLEITGESLWSNAVLAQHPVQSWPLQERVRHGLA; translated from the coding sequence ATGGCTCTCGAGATAGAGCGTCGCTTCTTGGTGTCTGGGGAGGCCTGGCGAGCTCATGCCGGGTGTGCTCAGCCTTTGCGGCAGGGTTACTTGGCTGCAAGTGCTGAAGGGGTCACGGTGCGCTTGCGCATCCAGGACAACAACCAGGCCTGGCTCACCCTGAAAGCTCCCGCTGGTGTCAGCGGCTTGGTGCGGCATGAGTTCGAATACGTCATTCCTGTGGAGGACGCCGAGGCCATGTGGAAACTGGCACCGCATCGCTTGGAGAAGACCCGCTGGCTTCTTGATCTCCCTGGGGGCGAATGGGTTGTGGATTGTTTTGCTGGGACGAATGCTCCTTTGGTGTTGGCGGAAGTGGAGCTCCCTCAGGTGGATCAATCCGTAGTGATACCGCCATGGTGTGGCCTTGAGATCACCGGAGAATCACTCTGGTCGAATGCTGTCCTGGCTCAACATCCTGTGCAGTCATGGCCTCTGCAGGAACGGGTGCGGCACGGACTGGCTTGA
- a CDS encoding helix-turn-helix domain-containing protein, which translates to MSSVDTTDPLDISLSAREIEIIQLVAEGLTNQEIADRLTISKRTVDNHVSNVFTKTGSKNRVALLNWAMDNGKICRDGFNCCALPDADPHEP; encoded by the coding sequence ATGTCATCCGTCGATACAACTGATCCCTTGGACATTTCTCTGTCTGCCAGGGAGATCGAGATCATTCAGTTGGTGGCAGAGGGTCTCACCAATCAAGAAATCGCCGATCGTTTGACCATCAGCAAACGAACCGTGGACAACCATGTGAGCAATGTGTTCACCAAAACAGGTTCAAAAAACCGGGTGGCTTTGCTGAATTGGGCTATGGACAACGGAAAGATTTGTCGTGACGGTTTTAACTGCTGCGCTCTTCCAGATGCCGATCCCCACGAACCTTGA
- a CDS encoding methylenetetrahydrofolate reductase: protein MKTALQCAIEAGKQALTAEVMPPRGADPAHMLAMAAHLQGRVHALNVTDGSRAVMRMSSVAACKLLIEAGAEPVLQLACRDRNRIALQADLLGAHALGIRNLLCLTGDPVRSGDQPSVRPVNELESVKLLQQVEALNRGEDPVKGSLPDGATALFPGCAADPHSRSWSGLQRRLQRKAGAGARFVQTQMVMDPQVLDRFQRELAGPLQLPVLAGVFLLKSAKNALFINRVVPGACIPEHLIERLEGASNPAMEGVSIAAEQVRQYLGIVQGVHLMAIKAEERIPLILDQANISSPTT from the coding sequence TTGAAGACGGCGCTCCAGTGCGCAATTGAGGCCGGCAAGCAGGCACTCACGGCAGAGGTCATGCCGCCAAGAGGTGCTGATCCTGCTCACATGCTTGCTATGGCGGCTCATTTGCAGGGGCGCGTGCACGCTTTGAACGTCACGGATGGCAGCCGTGCTGTCATGCGAATGAGCAGTGTGGCCGCCTGCAAACTCCTGATCGAGGCAGGTGCTGAACCTGTGTTGCAGTTGGCCTGCCGTGATCGCAATCGGATTGCTTTGCAGGCGGATTTGCTCGGTGCCCATGCTTTGGGGATTCGCAATCTCCTTTGTCTTACGGGCGATCCCGTTCGCAGTGGGGATCAGCCTTCGGTGCGGCCGGTAAACGAGTTGGAGTCTGTGAAATTGCTGCAGCAAGTGGAGGCTTTGAACCGAGGTGAGGATCCCGTGAAGGGCAGTCTTCCTGATGGTGCTACTGCTCTTTTTCCAGGGTGTGCAGCCGACCCTCACTCGCGGAGTTGGAGTGGTTTACAACGTCGATTGCAGCGGAAGGCTGGAGCCGGTGCTCGATTCGTGCAAACCCAAATGGTGATGGACCCGCAGGTGTTGGACCGGTTTCAGCGGGAGCTGGCGGGGCCGCTTCAGCTTCCAGTTTTGGCAGGGGTGTTTTTGTTGAAATCGGCCAAAAATGCCCTGTTTATTAACCGTGTGGTGCCAGGGGCATGCATTCCCGAGCACTTGATCGAGCGTCTTGAAGGCGCATCAAATCCCGCGATGGAAGGCGTTTCCATTGCCGCTGAGCAGGTGCGGCAATACCTCGGCATTGTTCAGGGTGTGCATCTCATGGCGATTAAGGCAGAGGAGCGAATCCCCTTAATCCTTGATCAAGCGAACATCAGTTCACCGACGACATGA
- a CDS encoding nucleotidyltransferase family protein, with protein MKAMILAAGKGTRVQPITHVIPKPMIPILQKPVMEFLLELLKEHGFTEVMVNVSHLAEEIENYFRDGQRFGVELAYSFEGRIEDGELIGSAMGSAGGLKKIQDFQHFFDDTFVVLCGDALIDLDLTEALKRHREKGAIASLVTKRVPKDQVSSYGVVVTDDEGRISSFQEKPSIDEALSDTINTGIYIFEPEIFDHIPSGVSFDIGSDLFPKLAASGAPFYAIPMDFEWVDIGKVPDYWQAIRSVLSGDVRQVGIPGKEIRPGVYTGLNVAANWDKINVTGPVYVGGMTKIEDGATIIGPTMIGPSCHICEGATVDNSIIFDYSRIGAGVQLVEKLVFGRYCVGKDGDHFDLQEASLDWLITDARRQDLVEPSPQQKAMAELLGTDLMSSVN; from the coding sequence ATGAAGGCGATGATTCTGGCGGCTGGCAAGGGGACAAGGGTGCAGCCGATCACACATGTGATCCCCAAGCCGATGATTCCAATCCTGCAAAAGCCAGTGATGGAATTCCTGCTGGAACTTTTGAAGGAGCACGGTTTCACCGAAGTGATGGTGAACGTGTCGCACCTAGCAGAAGAAATTGAAAACTATTTCCGAGATGGTCAACGTTTTGGCGTTGAACTGGCCTACAGCTTCGAAGGACGCATTGAAGATGGAGAACTCATTGGCAGTGCGATGGGTTCTGCCGGTGGCCTGAAGAAAATCCAAGATTTTCAACATTTTTTTGATGACACCTTTGTTGTGCTCTGCGGTGATGCACTGATCGACCTCGATCTCACCGAAGCGCTGAAGCGGCACCGAGAAAAAGGGGCCATCGCCAGCTTGGTCACCAAACGCGTTCCCAAAGATCAGGTGAGCAGCTACGGCGTTGTCGTGACTGATGACGAAGGTCGGATTTCCTCGTTCCAAGAAAAGCCCAGTATCGATGAGGCCCTGAGCGACACGATTAATACTGGCATTTACATTTTTGAGCCTGAAATATTTGACCACATCCCTTCAGGAGTGTCCTTCGATATCGGCTCAGATTTGTTTCCAAAGCTGGCGGCCTCTGGAGCTCCCTTCTATGCCATACCAATGGATTTTGAGTGGGTTGATATTGGCAAAGTTCCCGACTATTGGCAGGCCATTCGTAGCGTTTTATCTGGTGATGTTCGCCAAGTGGGTATTCCTGGCAAAGAGATCCGTCCAGGCGTCTACACCGGCCTGAACGTGGCCGCTAATTGGGACAAAATCAATGTGACTGGGCCCGTATATGTCGGAGGGATGACCAAAATCGAAGACGGTGCAACGATTATTGGTCCCACAATGATTGGGCCTAGTTGTCATATTTGCGAAGGAGCCACGGTTGATAATTCGATTATTTTCGACTACTCCCGAATTGGAGCGGGCGTTCAACTTGTTGAAAAACTTGTGTTTGGCCGTTATTGCGTTGGCAAAGATGGCGACCACTTCGATCTTCAAGAAGCCTCCCTGGATTGGTTGATCACCGATGCACGACGCCAAGACCTTGTGGAACCATCACCTCAACAAAAAGCGATGGCCGAGCTGCTTGGCACAGATCTCATGTCGTCGGTGAACTGA
- a CDS encoding segregation/condensation protein A: MHQAVPNEGADAGARLAIRLLQDAAERGDLDPWDVDVIAVVDGFLDQLRQRIEVPRQIAAALAGRGGSYERDLAESSEAFLAASVLVGLKAEVLEASMLPPPPEVEEYFDTDFDDQGWLDPSFDLPRRPERHLLRRPVAPPPLRRPVTLGELIEQLESIAGQLESDELEMRRRQRRKRFSTRDAINQVANLAHREKLPETTAALGVFLNGWEDALDWVDFEGLVQRWGQVAAADLDQDRVGVFWALLFLSSQGSVELEQSQWLHGPLRLKRIPAAGIPTQLPISSLQVATPIPAPTAVAA, from the coding sequence TTGCATCAGGCGGTCCCCAACGAAGGTGCTGATGCCGGTGCCCGCCTTGCGATCCGACTTCTGCAAGATGCTGCCGAGCGGGGCGATCTCGATCCTTGGGACGTGGATGTGATTGCCGTCGTAGACGGTTTTCTTGATCAACTCAGGCAACGCATCGAAGTTCCGCGTCAAATTGCAGCGGCTTTGGCAGGACGCGGTGGCAGCTACGAACGTGATCTTGCAGAGAGCAGTGAAGCCTTTTTGGCCGCTTCAGTGCTTGTGGGTCTAAAAGCAGAAGTTCTCGAAGCCAGCATGCTTCCACCGCCCCCAGAAGTGGAGGAGTATTTCGACACCGACTTTGATGATCAGGGATGGCTGGATCCCAGCTTCGATTTACCCCGACGACCTGAACGTCATCTGCTTCGGCGTCCAGTGGCACCTCCACCACTCCGTCGGCCGGTAACGCTCGGAGAACTCATTGAACAGCTCGAAAGCATTGCCGGACAGCTCGAGTCCGACGAACTGGAGATGCGCCGCCGTCAACGCCGCAAGCGGTTCAGTACCCGTGACGCCATCAACCAAGTTGCCAACTTGGCGCACCGCGAAAAGTTACCGGAAACCACCGCAGCCCTCGGCGTGTTTCTAAACGGCTGGGAAGACGCCCTGGATTGGGTAGATTTTGAAGGCCTCGTCCAACGCTGGGGCCAGGTGGCTGCAGCTGATCTTGATCAAGACAGGGTGGGCGTGTTCTGGGCCCTTCTATTTCTGTCCTCACAAGGCAGTGTGGAGCTCGAACAATCGCAATGGCTGCACGGACCACTTCGGCTCAAACGGATCCCAGCAGCTGGCATCCCAACGCAATTGCCGATCAGCAGCCTTCAGGTTGCGACCCCAATACCAGCGCCAACAGCCGTTGCTGCCTAA
- a CDS encoding lipopolysaccharide assembly protein LapA domain-containing protein — translation MRQINFGLIFGFGLVTVFFTLENTAATTVHVLPGMQYTLPLAGLLLFVAGIGAASAWFFATWTGMLNNVDQLSKATEFEAQQVRIQELETDLNRYRSTVETQLGLLPATTVSTTVSTSEVDSPISST, via the coding sequence ATGCGCCAGATCAATTTCGGACTGATCTTCGGCTTTGGACTCGTTACCGTTTTTTTCACGCTTGAAAATACGGCAGCTACAACAGTCCACGTCTTACCAGGGATGCAATACACCTTGCCCTTGGCTGGCCTTCTTCTATTTGTCGCCGGAATCGGTGCGGCATCCGCCTGGTTTTTCGCCACATGGACAGGAATGCTGAACAACGTGGATCAACTGAGCAAAGCGACTGAATTTGAGGCACAACAGGTTCGCATTCAAGAGCTGGAAACCGATCTCAATCGATATCGTTCCACGGTCGAAACGCAGCTTGGCCTTCTCCCTGCCACCACCGTGAGCACGACCGTGAGCACCAGCGAAGTCGACTCACCCATAAGCAGCACCTGA
- a CDS encoding NAD(P)H-quinone oxidoreductase subunit 4: MIEFAVAGLSDPVQATVPWLSLSILVPIGGALLIPFIPDQGEGKQIRWYALIVTLITFLITVAAYLTGYDPSLSGLQLFERVSWLPEIGLTWTVGADGLSMPLILLTSFITSLACLAAWPVTFKPRLFFFLLLAMDGGQIAVFAVQDMLLFFLAWELELLPVYLLLAIWGGKKRQYAATKFILYTAGSSLFILLAALAMGFFGGGTPSFEYTALAAKDFGSGFQLLCYAGLLIAFGVKLPIVPLHTWLPDAHGEATAPVHMLLAGILLKMGGYALLRFNCELLPAAHAQFAPLLIVLGVVNIIYAALTSFAQRNLKRKIAYSSISHMGFVLIGIGSFSVLGSSGAMLQMISHGLIGASLFFLVGATYDRTHTLLLDEMGGIGQKMRIMFALWTVCALASLALPGMSGFVSELMIFAGFATDEAYTLPFRVVICGLAAVGVVLTPVYLLSMLREIFFGKEKAELASHTNLVDAEPREVYIIGCLLVPIIGIGLYPRLMTDSFSSSIEALVSRDVTAMEQLTKPTAPLIRGQSTVPAILRAPNLGTPTPK, encoded by the coding sequence GTGATCGAGTTTGCAGTCGCCGGGCTGAGCGACCCCGTGCAAGCGACAGTTCCGTGGTTGAGCCTGTCGATTTTGGTGCCCATTGGCGGAGCGCTGCTCATCCCTTTCATTCCCGACCAGGGAGAAGGAAAGCAAATTCGCTGGTACGCCCTGATCGTCACCCTGATCACCTTTCTGATCACGGTTGCGGCGTATCTGACGGGGTATGACCCCAGCCTTAGCGGTCTGCAGCTCTTTGAACGCGTTAGTTGGCTGCCAGAGATCGGTCTGACCTGGACCGTCGGAGCCGACGGGCTATCAATGCCCCTCATCCTGCTAACAAGCTTCATCACCAGCCTGGCCTGCTTAGCGGCCTGGCCGGTGACGTTCAAACCGCGTTTGTTCTTCTTCCTGTTACTGGCAATGGATGGCGGCCAAATCGCCGTTTTTGCCGTGCAAGACATGCTGCTGTTTTTCTTGGCATGGGAGCTCGAACTTCTCCCGGTTTACCTGCTACTTGCCATCTGGGGCGGCAAAAAACGCCAATACGCTGCCACCAAATTCATTCTCTACACCGCAGGGAGCTCCCTGTTCATCCTCTTGGCTGCTCTTGCCATGGGGTTTTTCGGAGGAGGAACGCCAAGCTTCGAATACACAGCACTGGCTGCGAAAGACTTTGGCAGTGGCTTCCAGTTGCTGTGTTACGCGGGACTACTCATCGCCTTCGGGGTCAAGCTGCCGATTGTGCCCCTGCATACCTGGCTACCGGATGCCCATGGAGAAGCCACAGCGCCCGTGCACATGCTGCTGGCTGGCATCCTTCTGAAGATGGGTGGCTACGCCCTACTGCGATTCAACTGTGAGCTACTGCCAGCGGCCCATGCCCAGTTCGCACCACTGCTCATCGTTTTAGGAGTGGTCAATATCATTTATGCCGCCCTCACATCCTTCGCCCAACGCAATCTCAAACGAAAAATTGCCTACAGCTCCATCAGCCATATGGGCTTTGTGCTGATTGGCATCGGCAGCTTCAGTGTTCTTGGAAGCAGCGGCGCGATGTTGCAGATGATCAGCCATGGATTGATCGGTGCCAGCCTGTTCTTCCTCGTGGGAGCGACCTACGACCGCACCCACACGTTGCTACTGGATGAGATGGGCGGCATTGGCCAAAAAATGCGAATCATGTTCGCCCTTTGGACCGTTTGCGCCCTTGCCTCCCTTGCCCTGCCAGGGATGAGCGGTTTTGTGAGCGAGCTGATGATTTTTGCAGGGTTCGCCACAGACGAGGCCTATACCCTTCCTTTCCGCGTGGTGATTTGCGGTCTAGCCGCTGTAGGCGTTGTGCTCACACCGGTTTACCTGCTCTCAATGCTGCGAGAAATATTCTTTGGCAAAGAGAAAGCTGAGCTGGCTTCCCACACCAACCTGGTGGATGCCGAGCCTCGCGAGGTTTACATCATTGGCTGCTTACTGGTTCCGATTATCGGCATCGGTTTGTATCCACGCCTGATGACCGATAGCTTCAGCAGCTCCATCGAGGCTTTGGTGAGCCGTGATGTGACCGCTATGGAGCAACTCACGAAACCCACCGCCCCTTTAATTCGAGGTCAATCAACGGTTCCAGCCATCTTGCGCGCTCCGAACCTCGGCACGCCAACTCCTAAGTGA